Proteins from a single region of Salvelinus fontinalis isolate EN_2023a chromosome 15, ASM2944872v1, whole genome shotgun sequence:
- the LOC129811358 gene encoding uncharacterized protein LOC129811358, whose protein sequence is MTKEFIRLNWDMTKEFIGVNWDMTKEFIRLNWDMTKEFIGVNWDMTKEFIRVNWDMTKEFIGVNWDMTKEFIRVNWDMTKEFIRVNWDMTKEFIRVNWDMTKEFIRVNWDMTKEFIRVNWDMTKEFIRVNWDMTKEFIRVNWDMTKEFIRVNWDMTKEFIRVNWDMTKEFIRVNWDMTKEFIRVNWDMTKEFIRVNWDMIKEFIGVNWDMTKEFIRVNWDMTKEFIRVNWDMTKEFIRVNWDMTKEFIRVNWDMTKEFIRVNWDMTKEFIRVNWDMTKEFIGVNWDMTKEFIGVNWDMTKEFIGVNWDMTKEFIGVNWDMTKEFIRVNWDMTKEFIGVNWDMTKEFIRVNWDMTKEFIGVNWDMTKEFIRVNWDMTKEFIRVIFPQLDRYFPFHGSTIISIVANFLLKCIVVRYIYLFRDMCSLCSINTQPIIYTHLEPFTHTHTHTHTHTHKHARTHARTHTHSSHMY, encoded by the coding sequence atgactaaagagttcatcaggttaaactgggatatgactaaagagttcatcggggtaaactgggatatgactaaagagttcatcaggttaaactgggatatgactaaagagttcatcggggtaaactgggatatgactaaagagttcatcagggtaaactgggatatgactaaagagttcatcggggtaaactgggatatgactaaagagttcatcagggtaaactgggatatgactaaagagttcatcagggtaaactgggatatgactaaagagttcatcagggtaaactgggatatgactaaagagttcatcagggtaaactgggatatgactaaagagttcatcagggtaaactgggatatgactaaagagttcatcagggtaaactgggatatgactaaagagttcatcagggtaaactgggatatgactaaagagttcatcagggtaaactgggatatgactaaagagttcatccgggtaaactgggatatgactaaagagttcatcagggtaaactgggatatgactaaagagttcatcagggtaaactgggatatgactaaagagttcatcagggtaaactgggatatgattaaagagttcatcggggtaaactgggatatgactaaagagttcatcagggtaaactgggatatgactaaagagttcatcagggtaaactgggatatgactaaagagttcatcagggtaaactgggatatgactaaagagttcatcagggtaaactgggatatgactaaagagttcatccgggtaaactgggatatgactaaagagttcatcagggtaaactgggatatgactaaagagttcatcggggtaaactgggatatgactaaagagttcatcggggtaaactgggatatgactaaagagttcatcggggtaaactgggatatgactaaagagttcatcggggtaaactgggatatgactaaagagttcatcagggtaaactgggatatgactaaagagttcatcggggtaaactgggatatgactaaagagttcatcagggtaaactgggatatgactaaagagttcatcggggtaaactgggatatgactaaagagttcatcagggtaaactgggatatgactaaagagttcatcAGGGTAATTTTTCCACAactagacaggtattttcctttccatggtagcacgATCATATCTATTGTcgctaactttctattaaaatgtattgtagtgagatacatttatttatttcggGATATGTGTTCTTTGTGTTCCATAAACACTCAACCAATAATTTATACTCATCTTgagccattcacacacacacacacacacacacacacacacacacacaaacacgcacgcacgcacgcacgcacacacacacacagcagccatATGTACTAA